A region from the Hydra vulgaris chromosome 08, alternate assembly HydraT2T_AEP genome encodes:
- the LOC136083136 gene encoding uncharacterized protein LOC136083136 — protein sequence MTRTNIERLKLMFDHKDRVSQRQAAKKFNCTSQHSKTLKKRTNIKSRKKMMIPKRSDQQKAPARTKCSRLCQKFKNRKPIIDDESYFRLNHSSINGNDIFYTSDVKSTPSTVKYQTKQKFQKKLLLWIAFSENGISQPYFVLSGLAVNQKIYLNKCIKKRLIPFINKYHSDGAYVFWPDLALSHYAKTVIMYLNKENVHYVEKADNPANLPECRPIENFWSILKGFVNKNNWHAKNLKKLRSRIKYCLNKIDIELIRNLAQSIPGLVDKVRRNGLVENN from the coding sequence atgacCAGGACAAACATTGAAAGGCTCAAACTCATGTTTGACCATAAAGACAGAGTTTCTCAACGACAGGCAGCTAAAAAGTTCAACTGTACTTCGCAACacagtaaaacattaaaaaaaagaacaaatattaaatcaagaaaaaaaatgatgattcCAAAACGCTCTGACCAGCAAAAAGCACCAGCTAGAACTAAATGCAGTCGATTGTGTCAGAAATTCAAAAATCGTAAACCAATCATTGACGATGAGTCTTATTTCAGGTTAAATCACTCCAGTATCAATggaaatgatatattttatactagTGATGTAAAATCTACTCCATCTACAGTtaaataccaaacaaaacaaaagtttcaaaagaaaTTACTTCTATGGATTGCTTTTTCTGAAAATGGAATTTCTCAACCTTATTTTGTACTAAGTGGACTGgctgtaaatcaaaaaatctatttaaacaaatgtatTAAGAAGAGACTTATTCCATTCATCAATAAGTATCATTCAGATGGTGCATATGTATTCTGGCCAGATTTAGCATTATCTCACTATGCAAAAACAGTAATCATGTACCTAAACAAAGAAAACGTGCATTATGTTGAGAAAGCGGATAACCCTGCAAACTTGCCAGAATGTCGTCCTATCGAAAATTTTTGGAGTATTTTGAAAGGCTTTGTCAACAAGAATAACTGGCAtgcaaaaaatcttaaaaaattacgTTCTAGAATCAAGTATTGccttaataaaattgatattgagcTCATACGGAACCTAGCTCAGTCTATACCAGGCCTAGTTGATAAAGTCAGAAGAAATGGTTTAGTTGAGAACAactga